A window of Streptomyces sp. NBC_01224 genomic DNA:
AGCAGGACGTCTATACCGGGTGTCGCCGGGCTCTCGGCGTGCACCACCTGGCCCTCGGCGAGATAGAGGGTGCCGCGGTCGCGCATCAGGGCGCCGGTGGCGCGTTCGTCGGCGAGGCGCTGCAGCATCGGGGAGAGGGCGGTGACCGGGGAGGGGGCGGTTCTCATGCGAGGACCAGCCGCTCGGCCATCTCGCCCAGTCGTATCCGGGCGAGGGCCAGATTGCCCTCCGCCCGGTCGAGCCACAGATGGACGAAGACGCTGCTGTCGAAGGCCGTCTCGACGAAACGGAGGATGTGGTACCCGGCGCGGGTGGTGACGATGACGTCCTCCACCGGCGGCGGTGCTCCCGTAACGGCCTTTTCCCGTAATGCGGCTGACGGTCCGGTGGCCTCCAGCGCGAAGGCCGGCTGCTCGGCCGCCATCCTCGCGACCTCGGCCGTCTCCGCGGCGGTGGCCTCGTGATCGCCGTTGGGCGATTCGCCGATGGTGCCGAGGGCGAGGCCGCTCGTCCAGTCGACCACCGCGGCGCCGCGGGCGCCGGGCAGCCTCATGACTTCGAGCAGGCACTCGTCGATTCCGGGCACGCGCACTCCCCTCCCGACGTGGCGTACGGCTGTGACCCAGAGGCTACGCAACGTGCTCGCCCCAGGTGGAGGTTCTGGCATTTTCCATAGGTACATGCGAAAGAGATCTTCGAAGGGCGTGCCGGAGGTGCGCCGGGGCGCCCTGTGCGCGGGGCGGCCGAGTGCTGTTCGTCCAGCTGTCGGCGCGGGACTGTTGACTACGAGTATTCAGGCCGCCAGGATGTGAATAGAAGATTTACAAGTTGCGAGGAGGCATCGCCATGTCAGGACCCCGCCCCGTACGGGCACCGCGCGGTACGGAACTGAGCGCCCTGGGATGGCAGCAGGAGGCCGCCCTGCGCATGCTGCAGAACAACCTCGACCCCGAGGTCGCCGAGCACCCCGACAAGCTCGTCGTCTACGGCGGCACCGGCAAGGCGGCCCGCGACTGGCGCTCGTTCGACGCGATGGTGCGCACACTGCGGACGCTCAAGCAGGACGAGACCATGCTCGTCCAGTCCGGGCGTCCGGTCGGCGTCATGCAGACGCACGAGTGGGCGCCGCGCGTCCTGATCGCCAACTCCAATCTGGTGGGCGACTGGGCGAACTGGGAGGAGTTCCGTCGCCTGGAGGCGCTCGGGCTCACCATGTACGGCCAGATGACCGCCGGATCGTGGATCTACATCGGTACGCAGGGCATCCTGCAGGGCACGTACGAGACGTTCGCCGCCGTCGCGGCGAAGAAGTTCAACGGGACACTGGCCGGCACGATCACCCTGACCGCCGGACTCGGCGGCATGGGCGGCGCCCAGCCGCTCGCCGTGACCATGAACGACGGTGTCGCGATCTGTATCGACTGCGACCCGCGCGCCATCGAGCGCCGGATCGAGCACCGCTACCTGGACGTGCGCGCCGACTCCCTGGAGCACGCGCTTCAGCTGGCCACCGAGGCCCGGGACGCCCGCAAGCCGCTCTCCATCGGTCTGCTGGGCAACGCGGCGGAGCTGCTGCCGCGGATGCTCGCCGAGGGCGCACCGATCGACATCGTCACCGACCAGACCAGCGCGCACGACCCGCTCTCGTACCTCCCGCTCGGTGTCGACTTCGATGACATGGCCTCGTACGCCGCCGAGAAGCCCGCCGACTTCACGCAGCGCGCGCGGGAGTCGATGGCCAAGCACGTCGAGGCGATGGTCGGCTTCATGGACGCCGGGGCCGAGGTCTTCGACTACGGCAACTCGATCCGTGGCGAGGCCCAACTCGCCGGGTACGCACGGGCCTTCGACTTCCCGGGCTTCGTTCCCGCCTACATCCGGCCGCTCTTCTGCGAAGGCAAGGGCCCGTTCCGCTGGGCGGCGCTGTCCGGCGAGGCGTCCGACATCCACAAGACCGACAAGGCGATGCTCGAACTCTTCCCGGAGAACGAGTCCCTGCACCGCTGGATCAAGATGGCCGGCGAACGCGTCCACTTCCAGGGGCTGCCCGCCCGGATCTGCTGGCTCGGTTACGGCGAGCGCGACCGGGCCGGCGAGCGGTTCAACGACATGGTGGCCTCCGGCGAGCTGGCCGCTCCGCTGGCCATCGGGCGCGACCACCTGGACTGCGGCTCCGTGGCCTCCCCGTACCGGGAGACCGAGGCCATGCTCGACGGGTCGGACGCGATCGCCGACTGGCCGCTGCTGAACGCCATGGTCAATGTGGCGTCGGGGGCCTCCTGGGTCTCCATCCACCACGGCGGCGGCGTCGGGATGGGACGTTCCATCCACGCCGGGCAGGTGACCGTCGCCGACGGTACGAAGCTGGCAGGCGAGAAGATCCGCCGGGTGCTCACCAACGACCCGGGCATGGGCGTCATCCGGCACGTCGACGCCGGGTACGACATCGCGGAGTCCGTCGCCGCGGACAAGGGCGTGCGCGTACCGATGACGGAGGGGCAGTGACCCGGGAGGACGGCCGTGGGGCAGTGACCCGGGAAAGGGGCGGGGCCGGGGACGGCGCACCGTCGTTCCAGGCCATGTGGCGCGAACTCCTGCCGGTCGGCCGGCATCAGGACAGCGGGGGCTACCGCCGCTACGCCTGGACGGGGGCCGATGCCGACTGCCGCGCCTGGTTCCGGGCGCAGGCCGAGGCGCGCGGGCTCACCTACGAGCTCGACCGGAACGGCAATCAGTGGGCCTGGCTCGGTGACCCCCTCGCGGGGGACGCCGTAGTCACCGGATCGCATCTCGACTCCGTACCGGACGGCGGTGCCTTCGACGGGCCGCTCGGTGTGGTCTCCTCCTTCGCCGCGCTCGACGAACTTCGCCGCAGGGGAGTGGAGTTCACCCGGCCGCTGGCCATCAGCAACTTCGGTGACGAGGAGGGAGCCCGCTTCGGGCTCGCCTGTGTGGGCTCCCGGCTCGCCGCCGGACAGCTGACCGTCGAGGCGGCACACCGGCTCCGCGACGGTGACGGCATCACCCTGCCGCAGGCCATGGAGGCGGCCGGATACGACCCCGACGCCATCGGCCCCGACCCCGAACGGCTCGCCCGAATCGGTGCGTTCGTCGAGCTCCATGTCGAGCAGGGACGCGCCCTCGACCTCACCGGCGACCCGGTCGGCATCGCTTCCGCGATCTGGCCGCACGGGCGCTGGAGGTTCGACTTCCGGGGCGAGGCCAACCACGCGGGCACCACCCGGCTGGTCGACCGGCGCGACCCGATGCTCACGTACGCCGAGACCGTGCTGGCCGCCCGCCGCGAGGCGGAGCTCGCCGGAGCCGTCGCCACTTTCGGCAAGATCAGCGTCGAGCCCAACGGTGTCAACGCCATCCCCTCCCTCGTCCGCGGCTGGCTCGACTCCCGCGCCGCCGACCAGGACCGCCTCGACGCCGTGGTCGGCGGCATCGAGCGGGCCGCCCGGGAACACGCCGAGCGGGCCGGGATCGACCTCGATGTCGTACGGGAGTCCTTCACGCCCGTAGTGGAGTTCGAGCACGCCCTGCGTGACGAGCTCGGCAAGATCCTGACGGGCCGGGGCGACGCCGATCGCGCCGTACCGGTCCTCGGTACCGGCGCCGGGCACGACGCGGGTATTTTGTCCGCTTCGGTCCCGACCGCCATGCTGTTCGTACGGAACCCCACCGGGATCTCGCACTCGCCGGCCGAGTACGCCGCCGAGGACGACTGCGTGGCCGGGGTGACCGCACTCGCCGACGTACTGGAAGGTCTCGCGTGCAGCTGACAACGGAACCGACGGGCCGGCCCGTCACCGTGACGTACTGGTTGTCCCACGCCTGGCTCGGCACCCATGTCGAGCCGGGCGTCGCCCTGGACGTGTCCGGCGGGGTCATCGCGGGCGTCCGCACCGGCGTGGCCACCCCGCCGCCGGGCGCCACCGTGCTGCGCGGGCTCACCCTTCCCGGGCTCGCCAACACCCACTCGCACGCCTTCCACCGCGCCCTGCGCTCCACCGTCCAGGTCGGCTCCGGCACCTTCTGGACCTGGCGCGAGACCATGTACCAGGTCGCCTCCCGGCTCACCCCCGATTCGTACTACGACCTCGCCCGTGCCGTATATGCCGAGATGGCCCTGGCCGGGATCACCGCGGTCGGCGAATTCCACTATCTGCACCACGCGCCGGGCGGCACCCCGTACAGCAACCCCAACGCGATGGGCGAGGCGCTGATCGCGGCCGCGGGTGAGGCCGGCATCCGGATCACGCTGCTGGACACCGCCTACCTCTCCGCCGGATTCGGCCGGCGCCCCACCCAGTACCAGCAGCCCGACCAGCACCAGTTGCGCTTCTCCGACACCACCGCGGACGCCTGGGCCGAACGCGCCTCCCTCCTCAAGGGCAGCGACCACGCACTGATCGGCGCGGCCATCCACTCCGTGCGCGCCGTCCCTGCCACGCAGCTCGCCACCGTGGCCGCGTGGGCCGAGGAGCGGCAGGCACCGCTCCATGTCCACCTCTCCGAACAGACCGCGGAGAACGACGCCTGCCTCGCCGCCCACGGCTGCACCCCCACCCGGCTCCTCGCCGACCACGGGGTCCTCGGCCCGCGCACCACCGGCATCCACAACACCCACCTCACCGGCGAGGACATCACGCTCCTCGGCTCCTCGGCGACCGGCACCTGCATGTGCCCCACCACGGAACGCGACCTCGCCGACGGAATCGGTCCGGCCGTCGCCCTCCAGCGCGCCGGCTCGCCGCTCTCCCTCGGCAGCGACAGCCATGCCGTGATCGACCTCTTCGAAGAGGCCCGGGCGATGGAGCTCAACGAGCGCCTGCGCACCCGGGCACGCGGTCACTGGACAGCGGCCGCCCTGCTGCGCGCCGCGACGGTCGACGGACACGCCGCGCTCGGCCGGCCCGAGGCGGGCATCCTCGAACCCGGCGCGCCCGCCGATCTGGCGACCGTCGCCCTGGACTCCGTCAGGACAGCGGGACCGGTGCCCCGGCTCGCTGCCGAAACAGCCGTATTCGCCGCCTCCGCAGCCGATGTGCGGCACACGGTCGTGGCAGGCCGGCACATCGTCCGCGACGGGCAGCACACCCTCGTCGGGGACGTCCCCGCAGCGCTCGCCTCGGCCATCGCCGCACTCCACCACTGACCACCCCGCCGCCCCGGAGGCGGCCGGTCCCCGGACCCCCGCACGCGTCGCCCCGCAGTCCCGCTGACGGACCGCCGCTCCGGAGACGGCCCACCGGCAGACCGCCGCCCCGCAAGCCGATACACAAGGAGAGCAGTCGCCCGATGACGACGACCGCCATCACCAACATTGCCGCCCTGGTCACCAACGACCCCTCCCTGTGCGCGGATTCCCCCCTGGGCCTGATCCGGGACGCGGCCGTCGTCATCGAGGGCGACCGGGTCGTCTGGACCGGTGAGTCAAGCAAAGCACCCGCCACTGACAACGCCGTCGACGCGGGC
This region includes:
- a CDS encoding allantoate amidohydrolase; translated protein: MWRELLPVGRHQDSGGYRRYAWTGADADCRAWFRAQAEARGLTYELDRNGNQWAWLGDPLAGDAVVTGSHLDSVPDGGAFDGPLGVVSSFAALDELRRRGVEFTRPLAISNFGDEEGARFGLACVGSRLAAGQLTVEAAHRLRDGDGITLPQAMEAAGYDPDAIGPDPERLARIGAFVELHVEQGRALDLTGDPVGIASAIWPHGRWRFDFRGEANHAGTTRLVDRRDPMLTYAETVLAARREAELAGAVATFGKISVEPNGVNAIPSLVRGWLDSRAADQDRLDAVVGGIERAAREHAERAGIDLDVVRESFTPVVEFEHALRDELGKILTGRGDADRAVPVLGTGAGHDAGILSASVPTAMLFVRNPTGISHSPAEYAAEDDCVAGVTALADVLEGLACS
- a CDS encoding formimidoylglutamate deiminase translates to MQLTTEPTGRPVTVTYWLSHAWLGTHVEPGVALDVSGGVIAGVRTGVATPPPGATVLRGLTLPGLANTHSHAFHRALRSTVQVGSGTFWTWRETMYQVASRLTPDSYYDLARAVYAEMALAGITAVGEFHYLHHAPGGTPYSNPNAMGEALIAAAGEAGIRITLLDTAYLSAGFGRRPTQYQQPDQHQLRFSDTTADAWAERASLLKGSDHALIGAAIHSVRAVPATQLATVAAWAEERQAPLHVHLSEQTAENDACLAAHGCTPTRLLADHGVLGPRTTGIHNTHLTGEDITLLGSSATGTCMCPTTERDLADGIGPAVALQRAGSPLSLGSDSHAVIDLFEEARAMELNERLRTRARGHWTAAALLRAATVDGHAALGRPEAGILEPGAPADLATVALDSVRTAGPVPRLAAETAVFAASAADVRHTVVAGRHIVRDGQHTLVGDVPAALASAIAALHH
- the hutU gene encoding urocanate hydratase, producing MSGPRPVRAPRGTELSALGWQQEAALRMLQNNLDPEVAEHPDKLVVYGGTGKAARDWRSFDAMVRTLRTLKQDETMLVQSGRPVGVMQTHEWAPRVLIANSNLVGDWANWEEFRRLEALGLTMYGQMTAGSWIYIGTQGILQGTYETFAAVAAKKFNGTLAGTITLTAGLGGMGGAQPLAVTMNDGVAICIDCDPRAIERRIEHRYLDVRADSLEHALQLATEARDARKPLSIGLLGNAAELLPRMLAEGAPIDIVTDQTSAHDPLSYLPLGVDFDDMASYAAEKPADFTQRARESMAKHVEAMVGFMDAGAEVFDYGNSIRGEAQLAGYARAFDFPGFVPAYIRPLFCEGKGPFRWAALSGEASDIHKTDKAMLELFPENESLHRWIKMAGERVHFQGLPARICWLGYGERDRAGERFNDMVASGELAAPLAIGRDHLDCGSVASPYRETEAMLDGSDAIADWPLLNAMVNVASGASWVSIHHGGGVGMGRSIHAGQVTVADGTKLAGEKIRRVLTNDPGMGVIRHVDAGYDIAESVAADKGVRVPMTEGQ